TTTTGCTCCTCGTCGTCGTTATGTTCTCGATCTATTACGTCATCTCTCGTCGCCGCATCTATCAAAAGATCGAGAAGATCGACACGGTCAACACGCTGCTCCAATGCCCCACGCTTTTGAAATTCGAGCGTGACGCGAAAGACATTCTTTCCATGCATAGATACACGTCGTTCGCCGTCGTCGTCTCTCACTTGCAGCATTTCAGTTACATCAGCGAAAGATTCGGCGACGCCGCCACGACCGCGATCCTGCGCCATATCCGCAGCATCTTCGCGCGAGCGATGATGGAAGGCGAAGTCTTCGGCTACGTCGACGACGGAGAATTCGTCCTTCTCCTGCATTACGGCGAAGACGCCAGCCTCGAAAACCGCTTGGTCAGTTTGTTCGAAGCCGCGAGAAGGCATTACGTCGGCGACGAACTCCCCGACGATTACGATATGAAGATGCTCTTCGGCGTCTATAAAATCGGAAAGGACAGAAGCACTTCCGTTACGAAGATGGTGGAAAAGGCGATGGAAGTTTCCGACATGCCTTCGCGCACCGACATCAATCGCATCGTCAACTATTACGACGAGACCAAGCGCTCCGACTATATGGTCAAAGCGGAAATCGAAAACCGAATGGAACCCGCGCTCGAACAGGGCGAATTCCGCGTCTTCTATCAACCGAAATACAACTTGGAAAACGACCGCATCGACGGATCGGAAATCCTCGTCCGTTGGTATAACCCCGAGACGCAGAGCTACCGCTCCCCCGCCGAATTCCTGCCGGTCTTCGAAGAAAACGGCTTTATCTCCAAGCTCGACAGACAAATCTATTACACCGCTTGCGAAAACGTCGCGAAATGGATCTCGGAGGGCAGAAAGATCTATCCGTTCTCCGTCAACATCTCCCGCGTTACGGCGATCCAGTCCGACTTCCTCGCCTACTATATCAAGGTCAAGAAGCATTTCAATATCGCGGACGGATTCATCACCCTCGAATTTACCGAGAGCTTCGCCTACGAAAACTACGAGTATTTGTCCGAGGTCGCGCGCCAACTGCGCCAAAACGGGTTCTTATGCTCGATCGACGATTTCGGAACGGGTTATTCGACGTACAACGTCTTAAAGCTCCTCGATATGGACGAGATCAAATTCGATAAATTCTTCCTCGACAAGGGTAATTCGGAAGAGACCGACCGCATTATTCTGCAAAGCGTTATCGACGTCGGAAAGAAGATGGGAATGAAGACGACGCAGGAAGGCGTGGAGACATTGGAAGATCTGAGACGTCTGCGCGAAATGGGATGCAAAGTCATTCAGGGCTACTTCTTCGCGAAGCCGATGAGCAGCAGCGATTACAACGAATTCGTGGAAGCGTTCGCGCGAGAGAACCCCGTCCTCGCCGCGGAAAGAGCCGCGAAGGACAAAAAATAAAACGAAAACACCCAAACGAAAAAGCCGCGAAGTCCACCTTCGCGGCTTTTGTTTTCAGCGATTTATTTATTCTTGGATTTCTTTATTCTTCGTAAAACGAACAACCGGATTTTCCGGACTTCTTCCTTTCGTACAAGACGCCGTCCGCTTTTTCAATGAGGATTTTATCGATCATACTTCCGAAGGCGACGGACGCGCTGTACGTCCCCGCGACTTCGTCGTATATGACGGAGAATTCCCTGACGGCTTACAGCGTGACCGTAACGATCGGAAACACGACGGTCACCCTGTCTTCTTCCCACCTTTCGGACCGATATGCGATCTTCCG
Above is a window of Clostridia bacterium DNA encoding:
- a CDS encoding EAL domain-containing protein, which produces MDKFKAHRVDIAFVILILITIAAFVNVIVLTMQYYTGSSEQAVSTAETYALDVREKFASKMDYIREKTQAVALVAGSMTSDFDLQSFLRGVLHSTGDEDEISAVAYFRNEKEYDHNGLSVDPEEESVYVLDMARNGKVATYGMLYDRAGVKPRVACYCPTPNGILTDGVVLYFSQDVVLSFAKDIDMKKAEYSDLSVICCANNASDAQILSILYDKKGNVQLNNSFFTYLSEQSNDTKPETLVREALESGENKTLSVILHGERYVVVIGRASEKDEGLFVASVFNEKTVYANGFTLVETCIVTMVILLLVVVMFSIYYVISRRRIYQKIEKIDTVNTLLQCPTLLKFERDAKDILSMHRYTSFAVVVSHLQHFSYISERFGDAATTAILRHIRSIFARAMMEGEVFGYVDDGEFVLLLHYGEDASLENRLVSLFEAARRHYVGDELPDDYDMKMLFGVYKIGKDRSTSVTKMVEKAMEVSDMPSRTDINRIVNYYDETKRSDYMVKAEIENRMEPALEQGEFRVFYQPKYNLENDRIDGSEILVRWYNPETQSYRSPAEFLPVFEENGFISKLDRQIYYTACENVAKWISEGRKIYPFSVNISRVTAIQSDFLAYYIKVKKHFNIADGFITLEFTESFAYENYEYLSEVARQLRQNGFLCSIDDFGTGYSTYNVLKLLDMDEIKFDKFFLDKGNSEETDRIILQSVIDVGKKMGMKTTQEGVETLEDLRRLREMGCKVIQGYFFAKPMSSSDYNEFVEAFARENPVLAAERAAKDKK